In Variovorax paradoxus, a single genomic region encodes these proteins:
- a CDS encoding dihydrofolate reductase family protein: protein MSKVFVNIGLSLDGYMAPEGMTMGKPEYKNWGAKWGALMAWLLNQQYFRENLLKLGPGGETGPINDLVRSTVERIGANIMGKRMFDQGEIAWPEDAPFHTPVYVLTHEKRDPWVRPGGTTFYFVNDGPERALELARESAGSRDIRIAGGADVIQQYLNLGVVDELEIALAPVVFGGGRRLFENLRESAPQFRIDRVLDGSAATHLRYVRQ, encoded by the coding sequence ATGAGCAAGGTATTCGTCAACATCGGACTCAGCCTCGACGGCTACATGGCCCCGGAAGGAATGACCATGGGCAAGCCCGAATACAAGAACTGGGGCGCGAAGTGGGGTGCGCTGATGGCCTGGCTGCTCAATCAGCAGTACTTTCGCGAGAACCTCCTGAAGCTCGGGCCCGGGGGAGAGACCGGCCCTATCAACGACCTGGTTCGCAGCACGGTCGAGCGCATCGGTGCCAACATCATGGGCAAGCGAATGTTCGATCAGGGCGAGATCGCCTGGCCGGAGGACGCCCCGTTTCACACGCCGGTCTACGTCCTCACCCATGAAAAACGCGACCCTTGGGTGCGCCCCGGCGGGACGACTTTCTACTTTGTCAACGACGGGCCTGAACGGGCCCTGGAGCTGGCGCGAGAGTCCGCAGGCAGTCGCGACATCCGCATCGCGGGCGGGGCGGATGTGATCCAGCAGTACCTGAACCTGGGTGTGGTCGACGAACTGGAGATTGCACTGGCACCCGTGGTGTTCGGCGGCGGGCGGCGTCTTTTCGAGAACCTGCGAGAGTCCGCGCCGCAGTTTCGCATCGACAGGGTGCTTGATGGTTCGGCCGCCACGCACCTGCGCTATGTGCGCCAGTGA
- a CDS encoding CMD domain-containing protein: MTDSQLSVDLVDASVPLAEGSAVHAVRHQRDKVVAATQGSYEALFDPALSGPPLVERLLAAHAIARSAGSAALQAHYRARLDALAPLSAAQQAAADGAPVESLDADPRLQAVLAFTRTLTDRPVEGDREALLKLPAAGLATPEAVALAQLIAFVAYQVRVVAGLQALAALGGDSVATAVEENTAPFVHPANLPPPGEPLRINGYTSETLGWKAWLPVIDLAQASAEQVRVLDSSHPKARSSDYYLLLVHQPRILQERATVFNAIMYAPGGLSRAERELASAVVSRINGCVYCASVHAQRFEQLARRNDVIAQVFTEPETAGTTARERAIVQLSIALTRNPAAFGAEQLHAVRAAGLTHLEILDTIHAVAIFAWANRLMLNLGEPVFPARD, translated from the coding sequence ATGACTGATTCGCAACTTTCCGTCGACCTCGTCGACGCTTCCGTGCCGCTCGCCGAAGGCAGCGCCGTTCATGCGGTGCGCCACCAGCGCGACAAGGTGGTGGCCGCCACGCAGGGCAGCTACGAGGCCCTGTTCGACCCGGCGCTGTCGGGGCCGCCGCTGGTCGAGCGGCTGCTCGCGGCCCATGCCATCGCGCGCAGCGCGGGCAGCGCTGCGCTGCAGGCGCACTACCGCGCGCGGCTCGATGCGCTGGCGCCGCTGAGCGCGGCGCAGCAGGCGGCGGCCGATGGCGCCCCGGTCGAATCGCTCGACGCCGATCCGCGGCTGCAGGCCGTGCTCGCATTCACGCGCACGCTGACCGATCGTCCGGTCGAGGGCGACCGCGAGGCCTTGCTCAAGCTGCCGGCCGCCGGGCTGGCGACACCGGAGGCCGTGGCGCTGGCGCAGCTGATCGCCTTCGTCGCCTACCAGGTGCGCGTGGTCGCCGGCCTGCAGGCGCTGGCTGCGCTCGGCGGCGACAGCGTGGCCACGGCGGTGGAAGAGAACACGGCCCCCTTCGTCCACCCGGCCAACCTGCCGCCGCCCGGCGAGCCGCTGCGCATCAACGGCTACACCAGTGAAACGCTGGGCTGGAAAGCGTGGCTGCCGGTGATCGACCTGGCGCAGGCCTCGGCCGAACAGGTGCGGGTGCTGGACAGCAGCCACCCGAAGGCGCGCAGCTCCGACTACTACCTGCTGCTGGTGCACCAGCCGCGCATCCTGCAGGAGCGCGCGACAGTGTTCAACGCCATCATGTATGCGCCCGGCGGCCTGTCGCGCGCCGAGCGCGAACTGGCGAGCGCGGTGGTGTCGCGCATCAACGGCTGCGTGTACTGCGCTTCGGTGCATGCGCAGCGCTTCGAGCAACTGGCGCGGCGCAACGACGTGATCGCGCAGGTGTTCACCGAGCCGGAAACCGCGGGCACCACGGCGCGCGAACGCGCCATCGTGCAGCTGTCGATCGCGCTCACGCGCAACCCGGCCGCCTTCGGCGCGGAGCAGCTGCACGCCGTGCGTGCCGCCGGCCTGACCCACCTCGAGATCCTGGACACCATCCATGCGGTGGCGATCTTCGCCTGGGCCAACCGGCTGATGCTCAACCTCGGCGAGCCGGTGTTTCCCGCGCGCGACTGA